A DNA window from Prunus dulcis unplaced genomic scaffold, ALMONDv2, whole genome shotgun sequence contains the following coding sequences:
- the LOC117612425 gene encoding uncharacterized protein LOC117612425, with the protein MNSKHFTTLGGKRRKHLHLDMPQAFIPELAWFKVMLYVATQSSEDLFRMASVCPLFHTLANTPQVWNTISMAKYPDHPSWYHANPAVQHFLQQCRACDNPESIFREAFEVFFMQGNVEALYGMRIAATAGHMEAAYLVGLLGMSGIGQSKEDALEFLCSLNQRNNIDMKGTRDALRRRLSRVFSVARHIVDMFYYGKIKFNHCSACNNNEWCFVIQGWPTEEKINPAFWTCCNRCKWHRESIFWFKVMRVYVVPGNPYPYN; encoded by the coding sequence ATGAATTCAAAACATTTCACTACACtcggaggaaagagaaggaagcatCTCCATTTGGATATGCCCCAAGCCTTCATCCCGGAGTTAGCTTGGTTTAAAGTGATGTTATACGTGGCAACCCAATCATCGGAAGATCTCTTCCGTATGGCATCTGTGTGCCCATTGTTCCATACTTTGGCAAACACTCCACAAGTGTGGAACACCATTTCAATGGCAAAGTACCCAGACCATCCTAGCTGGTACCATGCCAATCCTGCGGTCCAGCATTTCTTGCAACAATGCAGGGCTTGCGATAACCCTGAGTCGATATTTAGAGAAGCATTCGAAGTGTTTTTCATGCAGGGTAACGTGGAAGCGTTGTATGGGATGCGCATTGCAGCCACGGCAGGCCATATGGAAGCGGCATATCTAGTTGGACTACTTGGCATGTCCGGAATTGGTCAATCAAAAGAGGATGCATTAGAATTCTTGTGTTCTTTGAATCAACGTAACAACATTGATATGAAAGGAACCAGGGATGCTTTGAGACGAAGATTAAGCCGAGTTTTCTCTGTTGCAAGACATATCGTAGATATGTTTTACTATGGGAAGATTAAGTTCAATCACTGCAGCGCTTGTAACAACAATGAATGGTGTTTTGTTATTCAAGGCTGGCCTACTGAAGAAAAGATAAATCCTGCCTTCTGGACTTGTTGCAATCGATGCAAATGGCACCGTGAGagtattttttggttcaaGGTGATGCGTGTGTATGTTGTGCCAGGGAATCCATACCCTTATAATTAG
- the LOC117612424 gene encoding LOW QUALITY PROTEIN: cytochrome P450 76C1-like (The sequence of the model RefSeq protein was modified relative to this genomic sequence to represent the inferred CDS: inserted 1 base in 1 codon), with protein MPLTMNHVKSLLVDMVMAGTDTSSNTIEFAMAEVMNKPEVMQKAQQELDAVVGKHNIVEESHIHKLPYLQAVMKETLRLHPVVPLLIPHSPTKTCTVGGYTIPKGSRVFINVWAIHKDPCNWENPLEFDPNRFLDSKWDYSGRDLXSGKRICIGIAMAERMVMHLLATLLHSFDWRLPQGEEQDFSEKFGLALKKEVPLVAIPTPRLSDPALYE; from the exons GATATGGTGATGGCTGGAACCGACACATCCTCCAACACAATAGAGTTTGCCATGGCTGAAGTCATGAACAAACCAGAGGTGATGCAAAAAGCCCAGCAAGAACTAGACGCCGTAGTTGGCAAGCACAACATTGTAGAAGAATCCCACATTCATAAACTACCCTACTTACAAGCCGTCATGAAAGAAACACTTCGCTTGCACCCAGTCGTCCCACTCTTAATCCCTCACTCCCCAACCAAAACCTGCACCGTCGGAGGCTACACCATCCCGAAAGGGTCTCGGGTTTTCATCAACGTCTGGGCCATACACAAAGACCCTTGTAACTGGGAGAACCCATTGGAGTTTGATCCAAACAGGTTCTTGGATAGTAAATGGGATTATAGTGGAAGGGACT GGTCTGGGAAAAGAATATGTATCGGGATCGCTATGGCTGAGAGGATGGTGATGCATTTGCTTGCTACGCTTTTGCATTCTTTTGACTGGAGATTGCCACAAGGGGAGGAGCAGGATTTTTCAGAGAAGTTTGGGCTTGCTTTGAAGAAGGAGGTTCCTTTGGTTGCCATCCCCACTCCAAGGTTATCGGATCCAGCACTCTATGAGTAG